The following proteins come from a genomic window of Anopheles ziemanni chromosome 3, idAnoZiCoDA_A2_x.2, whole genome shotgun sequence:
- the LOC131286780 gene encoding broad-complex core protein: MVDTQHFCLRWNNYQSSITSAFENLRDDEDFVDVTLACDGRSLKAHRVVLSACSTYFRELLKSTPCKHPVIVLQDVAFTDLHALVEFIYHGEVNVHQRSLSSFLKTAEILRVSGLTQQQAEETHGMHTSLGANLPSGVVHHPIYPEKMLDDSLYVSQGASPPPHLTSLQNSSSPHGGSGVGGGGGGGGSNGGSTPMVNQLLKRAAVAFRRERINSSHSDEMALKRHRMSVDSNGPTSNRDPDVICNTPQTTATDFSSSASKQAINLPSPQGKDQLRQQDSSVGHPNSGNNSFSINSSSNLIKSSINNNNNNINNNNNLNNNLLHSKENSGGGGGGVGVCGSGSMPTSLGTSNGSNAGSLCSAEKESLASSPSERSAEDVKSEPLELLCGTGGDHENSSDSVTDDHGDLGKSGLDVKGSLRSPNDHDLDSNMHHHGGAQFLMNASENKLFQTPPSFNFSMAALAADPSALAGFNPQALQAVELAGSPQGMSMSMANQRSSSPPDGSGHGGGHGHGGVRLSSLPLPLTACHRCDVCGKLLSTKLTLKRHKEQQHLQPLNNAVCNLCHKVFRTLNSLNNHKSIYHRRQKIMHHHHHHPHLHGQHPFAVGSGGGAVSPLHHGSAAAAAAAAAVAAGHHEMLNNNASASDCDIKHSVAAKLEYM; the protein is encoded by the exons ATGGTTGACACACAGCACTTCTGTCTGCGATGGAACAACTATCAGAGCAGCATAACGTCGGCCTTCGAGAACCTGCGCGACGACGAGGACTTTGTCGACGTGACGCTAGCATGCGACGGTCGCAGCCTCAAGGCACACCGTGTCGTGCTGTCCGCGTGCAGTACATACTTCCGCGAGCTTCTGAAG aGCACACCATGCAAACACCCAGTGATAGTGCTGCAGGATGTGGCGTTCACCGATCTACATGCGTTGGTCGAGTTCATCTACCACGGAGAGGTGAACGTGCACCAGCGGTCACTGAGCTCCTTCCTGAAAACGGCGGAAATTTTAAGAGTGTCAGGCTTGACGCAACAGCAAGCGGAGGAAACGCATGGT ATGCACACATCGCTCGGTGCCAACCTGCCGTCGGGTGTCGTGCACCATCCGATCTATCCGGAAAAGATGCTGGATGACTCACTGTACGTGTCACAGGGTGCGTCACCGCCGCCGCATCTCACCAGCCTACAAAACAGCTCCTCCCCACACGGTGGCAGCGGGGtaggcggtggtggcggcggtggcggcagtAACGGCGGCAGTACCCCGATGGTCAACCAGCTGCTGAAACGGGCCGCGGTCGCCTTTCGACGGGAGCGAATCAACTCCAGCCACTCGGATGAGATGGCGCTCAAGCGGCACCGGATGTCCGTCGACAGCAACGGGCCGACCAGCAACCGGGATCCGGACGTGATTTGTAATACGCCTCAGACGACCGCCACGGACTTTTCTTCGAGCGCCTCCAAGCAGGCTATCAACTTACCGTCACCACAGGGCAAGGACCAGTTGCGGCAACAGGACAGCTCTGTCGGTCATCCGAACAGTG GTAACAACAGCTTCTCCATCAACAGCTCGAGTAACTTAATTAAAAGTAGtattaataacaataacaacaacatcaacaacaacaacaacttgaACAACAATCTGCTGCACAGTAAGGAAAAtagtggcggtggcggcggtggagtTGGAGTGTGCGGTTCCGGCAGCATGCCGACCTCGCTGGGCACCTCGAACGGCAGTAATGCCGGGAGCCTCTGCTCGGCGGAAAAGGAAAGCCTGGCCTCGTCCCCATCGGAGCGTTCGGCCGAGGACGTCAAGTCGGAACCGCTCGAGCTGCTGTGCGGCACCGGTGGTGATCATGAGAACAGCTCCGACTCCGTTACGGACGACCACGGGGACCTGGGGAAGAGTGGACTGGACGTGAAGGGATCGTTGCG ATCTCCGAACGATCATGACCTAGACAGTAACATGCATCATCACGGTGGAGCGCAATTTCTAATGAATGCCAGCGAAAACAAGCTCTTCCAAACACCGCCGTCGTTTAACTTCTCGATGGCAGCACTGGCAGCAGATCCTTCGGCGTTGGCAG GGTTTAACCCACAGGCATTGCAAGCGGTAGAGCTGGCCGGATCGCCACAGG GTATGAGCATGAGCATGGCCAACCAGCGCTCCTCCTCGCCGCCGGATGGGTCCGGGCATGGTGGGGGCCACGGCCACGGCGGGGTACGGCTGTCCTCGCTGCCACTACCGCTGACCGCCTGCCACCGGTGCGACGTGTGCGGCAAACTGCTGAGCACCAAGCTGACCCTCAAGCGGCACAAAGAGCAGCAGCACCTGCAGCCGCTCAACAACGCGGTCTGCAACCTGTGCCACAAGGTGTTCCGCACGCTTAACAGCTTGAACAATCACAAGAGCATCTACCACCGCCGGCAGAAGATCatgcaccatcaccaccaccatccgcaCCTGCACGGTCAGCATCCGTTCGCGGTCGGCAGTGGCGGCGGGGCGGTCAGCCCACTGCACCACGGTTCCGCCGctgcggccgccgccgccgccgccgttgcCGCTGGCCACCACGAGATGCTGAACAACAACGCCAGCGCTTCCGACTGTGATATCAAGCATAGTGTCGCGGCCAAGCTCGAATACATGTAA